In Peptococcaceae bacterium, the following are encoded in one genomic region:
- a CDS encoding FadR family transcriptional regulator, with protein sequence MPELFGPIKRMRVAEELAAQIKQSIYNGTLKPGDKLPSERALAKRCSTSRVSVREAFRILEKEGLLLIKRGVEGGAFIIEVNNKTVEDSLGVFYRYGDVSFHHISETRLIIEPEIARLAAANRTAEDLEKIEDVIEHGQRLIDQGVYDVDAQLRFHYILAQTSRNPVLIAILNSVISYLEKNVPLLNPNPNIQKHVKDQQAHQKIFNAIECGDEEAAFRQMKEHILTFGLISAVNQEVRNGKRKGR encoded by the coding sequence ATGCCGGAATTATTTGGTCCGATCAAAAGAATGAGAGTTGCGGAAGAGCTGGCGGCGCAAATCAAGCAAAGCATATACAATGGAACGCTTAAACCAGGGGATAAACTGCCAAGTGAAAGGGCCCTGGCCAAACGGTGCTCAACCAGCAGGGTCTCTGTGCGCGAAGCTTTTCGAATACTCGAAAAAGAAGGATTATTACTGATAAAACGAGGGGTTGAGGGCGGAGCTTTTATTATCGAGGTCAACAACAAAACGGTAGAAGACTCTTTGGGCGTCTTTTACCGGTACGGAGACGTTTCCTTTCATCACATTTCGGAAACCCGCTTGATTATCGAACCGGAAATTGCCAGGCTGGCCGCCGCAAACAGAACGGCCGAAGACCTGGAAAAAATAGAAGATGTGATTGAGCACGGCCAGCGGTTAATAGACCAGGGCGTATACGACGTGGACGCTCAGCTCAGGTTTCACTACATACTCGCCCAGACTTCCAGGAACCCGGTCTTGATAGCAATTTTAAATTCCGTGATATCCTACCTGGAAAAAAACGTGCCGCTATTGAATCCCAACCCGAACATTCAGAAGCACGTCAAAGACCAACAGGCCCATCAAAAAATATTTAACGCCATTGAATGCGGGGATGAGGAAGCGGCATTCCGTCAAATGAAAGAACACATCCTAACATTCGGGCTGATTTCTGCTGTTAACCAGGAGGTCCGGAACGGGAAACGAAAAGGCCGGTAA
- a CDS encoding EAL domain-containing protein codes for MPERLADLTMGQLIETFPLPFFVMDQEKIVLCNRKAVKVFGYKTKEELLGRPPYELSPEFQPDGEESITKGRRMIETACKVGCHRFRWLHKQKSGKEFLSEVELYAYGATVCATVINIEHVERLKKERKKLFRKLKRQSIQDYLTGLCNKRHFVERLEGLIIQAEEEQKTFAVMFIDLDNVKEINDTIGHHVGDMVLAKASRLLKRSAPRGSLFARYGGDEFAAVVQGPDGADELLNMGRKMLGVLHSPIMVDGYEFYLSASIGIARYPAHGQDAATLLKNADMAMYKAKKSPADNGRVVLFSTGLGKEIRERFLLEAEMRNALEKDEFQLFFQPVIDLGSMRIVAAEALLRWNGRLLGSVPPDRFIPAAEEMGLIHALGEAVLRKACEAIIRCKKAGDSSLPIAVNVSSKQLEASNFAARVKWHIDHYGLKEGELEFEITESALAGDLAIVNENIEQLKKIGIPLALDDFGTGFSSLKRLVSFSIDKLKIDKSFIQRIENEKEKKIVKAVLAIAQDLDIQVVAEGIETERQLEIIKGLGCGYGQGYLFNKPMPWDAFYKLMHGE; via the coding sequence ATGCCTGAAAGATTGGCGGATCTCACAATGGGTCAGTTGATAGAAACGTTCCCGCTGCCGTTTTTTGTCATGGACCAAGAAAAGATCGTGCTATGCAACCGAAAGGCGGTTAAGGTGTTCGGCTATAAGACAAAGGAGGAATTACTGGGAAGGCCGCCTTATGAACTTTCGCCAGAGTTCCAGCCGGACGGCGAGGAGTCAATAACCAAGGGCCGCAGGATGATTGAGACGGCTTGCAAAGTTGGCTGCCACCGGTTTCGCTGGCTGCATAAACAAAAAAGCGGGAAAGAGTTTCTTTCCGAGGTTGAGCTGTATGCATACGGGGCTACGGTCTGCGCCACAGTAATAAATATTGAACACGTGGAACGGCTGAAAAAAGAACGCAAAAAACTGTTCAGGAAACTGAAAAGGCAGTCAATCCAGGATTACCTCACGGGGTTGTGCAACAAGCGGCATTTCGTTGAACGGCTTGAAGGTTTAATCATACAGGCCGAGGAAGAACAGAAGACATTTGCTGTAATGTTTATTGATCTTGATAACGTTAAAGAAATCAATGATACCATCGGCCACCACGTTGGCGACATGGTGCTCGCGAAGGCGTCCAGGCTGCTGAAGAGATCGGCGCCAAGGGGTTCGTTGTTTGCCAGGTACGGGGGAGACGAGTTCGCGGCGGTTGTTCAGGGGCCTGATGGGGCGGACGAACTGCTGAACATGGGCCGTAAAATGCTGGGCGTCCTGCATTCTCCAATAATGGTTGACGGCTACGAATTTTACCTTTCAGCCAGCATCGGCATTGCGCGGTATCCTGCTCATGGGCAGGATGCCGCCACCCTGCTTAAAAATGCCGACATGGCTATGTACAAGGCCAAGAAGTCCCCGGCCGATAATGGCCGGGTGGTTTTGTTTTCTACGGGGTTGGGCAAGGAAATCCGAGAGCGTTTCCTGCTCGAGGCCGAGATGAGGAATGCACTGGAAAAAGACGAGTTTCAACTGTTTTTTCAGCCGGTCATCGATCTGGGAAGCATGAGGATCGTTGCTGCAGAGGCCCTGCTGAGGTGGAATGGCAGGCTGCTGGGGAGCGTGCCGCCGGACAGGTTTATCCCTGCGGCGGAAGAGATGGGGCTGATCCATGCTTTGGGAGAGGCCGTTCTCCGCAAAGCGTGTGAAGCCATAATCAGGTGCAAAAAAGCGGGGGACTCCAGCCTGCCTATTGCGGTGAATGTTTCGTCCAAACAACTGGAGGCCAGCAACTTCGCGGCCAGGGTAAAATGGCATATCGACCATTATGGCCTGAAGGAAGGGGAACTGGAATTTGAAATCACAGAAAGCGCTTTGGCCGGCGATTTGGCTATTGTGAACGAGAACATTGAACAGCTGAAAAAAATCGGCATTCCTTTAGCACTGGACGATTTCGGGACGGGTTTTTCTTCTCTTAAAAGGCTGGTGAGTTTCAGCATTGACAAGCTGAAGATCGACAAGTCATTCATCCAGCGGATAGAAAACGAAAAAGAGAAAAAGATCGTCAAGGCCGTACTGGCTATAGCCCAGGACTTGGACATCCAGGTAGTGGCCGAGGGCATTGAAACCGAGCGGCAGCTGGAAATAATAAAAGGCCTGGGCTGCGGATACGGGCAGGGGTATCTGTTCAATAAACCGATGCCCTGGGATGCTTTTTATAAACTGATGCACGGGGAATGA
- the gatB gene encoding Asp-tRNA(Asn)/Glu-tRNA(Gln) amidotransferase subunit GatB, with amino-acid sequence MNRQYETVIGLEIHVELKTITKIFCSCPTAFGGEANTHVCPVCLGLPGVLPVFNEKVLEFAVKAGLALNCEIASFSKFDRKNYYYPDLPKNYQISQYDLPICRNGFLEINSGGGTKRIGITRVHMEEDAGKLLHGSSSIVTSGYSLVDLNRTGVPLIEIVSEPDLRSAEEARAYMEKLRSILEYLDVSDVKMEQGSLRCDANVSLRPLGTEGLGTKTEVKNMNSFRSLQRAVEYEAKRQREILEEGGRVIQETRSWDEERGVTVSLRSKEEAHDYRYFPDPDLVPIVIDPGWVAKLKASLPELPDARKERLVREMGLPEYDASIITGSRDLADYFDAVAAEFNEPKTVSNWLMGELLRLLNASGMEMRENKIAPADLAALLKLQASGAISGKMAKAVFEEMFATGKSPETIISEQGLAQISDEGALAAIVDKVIAGNPGPVADYKSGKEKAMGFLVGQVMKETKGQANPGLVNKLLKERL; translated from the coding sequence ATGAACCGGCAGTATGAAACCGTGATCGGCCTGGAGATTCACGTGGAACTGAAGACGATCACCAAGATATTCTGCTCCTGCCCCACCGCCTTCGGGGGCGAGGCCAACACCCACGTCTGTCCCGTTTGCCTGGGGCTGCCGGGCGTGTTGCCGGTATTCAACGAAAAGGTGCTGGAATTTGCCGTGAAGGCGGGGCTGGCCTTAAACTGCGAGATCGCGTCTTTTAGCAAATTCGACCGTAAAAACTACTACTACCCGGATTTACCCAAGAACTACCAGATCTCCCAGTATGACCTGCCCATCTGCCGGAACGGTTTCCTGGAGATAAATTCCGGCGGCGGGACCAAAAGGATCGGGATAACCAGGGTGCACATGGAGGAAGACGCCGGGAAACTCCTGCACGGCAGTTCTTCCATTGTCACTTCCGGCTATTCCCTGGTCGACCTAAACCGGACGGGGGTGCCGCTGATCGAGATAGTCTCCGAACCGGACCTGCGCTCGGCGGAAGAGGCCAGGGCTTACATGGAGAAGCTCAGGTCAATCCTGGAGTACCTGGACGTGTCCGACGTAAAAATGGAGCAGGGCTCGCTGCGCTGCGACGCCAACGTCTCGCTCCGTCCGCTGGGCACTGAAGGGTTGGGGACCAAGACGGAAGTGAAGAACATGAACTCTTTCCGCTCGCTGCAGCGGGCGGTAGAATACGAGGCGAAACGGCAAAGGGAAATACTGGAGGAAGGCGGGCGCGTCATCCAGGAAACGCGGTCCTGGGATGAGGAAAGAGGCGTTACCGTCTCCCTGCGGAGCAAGGAGGAAGCCCACGACTACCGCTATTTCCCCGATCCGGACCTCGTCCCCATCGTCATTGATCCCGGCTGGGTCGCCAAGCTTAAGGCCTCCCTTCCCGAGCTGCCCGATGCCCGCAAAGAGCGGCTGGTCAGGGAAATGGGCCTTCCGGAATACGACGCGTCGATCATCACGGGCAGCAGGGACCTGGCTGACTACTTTGACGCGGTGGCGGCGGAGTTCAACGAGCCGAAGACGGTTTCGAACTGGCTCATGGGCGAGCTGCTGAGGCTGTTGAACGCCAGCGGGATGGAAATGCGGGAAAACAAAATCGCGCCGGCCGATCTGGCAGCCTTGCTGAAGCTGCAGGCCAGTGGGGCCATCAGCGGGAAAATGGCCAAGGCCGTGTTTGAAGAGATGTTTGCGACGGGAAAAAGCCCCGAAACCATTATCAGCGAGCAGGGCTTGGCCCAGATTTCCGACGAGGGGGCGCTGGCGGCGATTGTCGATAAAGTAATTGCCGGCAACCCCGGGCCGGTGGCGGATTACAAGAGCGGCAAGGAGAAAGCCATGGGTTTCCTGGTGGGACAGGTCATGAAAGAAACGAAGGGCCAGGCCAACCCGGGTCTGGTGAACAAACTCCTCAAAGAAAGGTTATGA
- the gatA gene encoding Asp-tRNA(Asn)/Glu-tRNA(Gln) amidotransferase subunit GatA: MSLTSLTAHELGELLNKREISSVELTKAYLRRIEEVDDQVRAFLTVTGDLALKQAAETDEKRARGEKLPPLAGIPMAMKDNMCTKGIKTTCASRILYNFIPPYDAAVTERLLAAGAVLLGKCNLDEFAMGSSTENSGFFATRNPHDLRAVPGGSSGGSAAAVAAGEAVFALGSDTGGSIRLPAAFCGVIGLKPTYGRVSRYGLVAYASSLDQIGPLTRDMRDCALVMNVIAGHDKRDSTSAPLEVPDYTRFLVDDVRGLKIGLPREYLGEGLDDEVRGWVKRAAETLEKLGAVCEEVSLPHTRYALPTYYIIAPAEASSNLARYDGVQYGLRVEAGDIVSMYSKTRSQGFGEEVKRRIMLGTYALSSGYYDAYYLKAMKVRTLVKRDFDLAFEKYDCLLTPTSPTPAFEAGEKTADPLTMYLSDVCTIPVNLAGIPALSIPFGLVGGRPVGVQLIGKAFDEGTLMRAGYALEQGTDLTRPRPVLERTVEE; encoded by the coding sequence TTGTCCTTGACAAGCCTGACCGCTCACGAACTGGGCGAGCTGTTGAACAAACGGGAAATAAGCAGCGTTGAACTGACCAAGGCTTATCTGCGGCGGATCGAGGAGGTTGACGACCAGGTCAGGGCCTTTCTGACCGTTACCGGGGACCTGGCCCTGAAGCAGGCTGCCGAAACCGACGAAAAGAGGGCGCGCGGCGAGAAACTGCCGCCACTGGCCGGCATACCCATGGCTATGAAAGACAACATGTGCACCAAGGGGATCAAGACGACGTGCGCTTCCCGGATTCTATACAATTTCATACCGCCTTACGACGCGGCGGTGACGGAAAGACTCCTGGCCGCAGGCGCCGTGCTGCTGGGCAAATGCAACCTGGACGAGTTCGCCATGGGATCGTCCACGGAAAACTCCGGCTTTTTCGCCACCAGGAACCCGCATGACCTCCGGGCCGTGCCGGGGGGTTCAAGCGGCGGCTCTGCCGCCGCGGTGGCTGCGGGAGAAGCGGTTTTTGCCCTGGGGTCCGACACGGGGGGGTCAATCCGGCTGCCGGCCGCCTTTTGCGGCGTCATCGGGTTAAAACCCACCTACGGCAGGGTTTCCCGCTACGGCCTGGTGGCCTACGCCTCTTCCCTGGACCAGATTGGACCCCTGACCAGGGACATGAGGGACTGCGCCCTGGTCATGAACGTCATCGCGGGCCATGACAAACGGGATTCCACCTCAGCCCCCCTCGAGGTGCCGGATTACACGCGGTTTTTGGTTGACGACGTCCGGGGACTGAAGATCGGCCTGCCCAGGGAATACCTGGGCGAAGGTCTGGATGATGAAGTGCGCGGCTGGGTGAAACGGGCCGCCGAAACGCTGGAAAAACTGGGCGCCGTTTGCGAAGAGGTTTCGCTGCCCCATACCAGATACGCCCTGCCCACGTATTATATCATTGCTCCGGCCGAGGCCAGCTCGAACCTGGCCCGGTATGACGGCGTCCAGTACGGGTTGAGGGTCGAGGCTGGCGACATCGTTTCCATGTACAGCAAGACGCGCAGCCAAGGGTTCGGCGAAGAGGTGAAGCGCCGCATCATGCTGGGCACTTACGCCCTGAGTTCGGGCTACTATGACGCGTATTATCTCAAGGCCATGAAGGTCCGGACACTGGTGAAACGGGATTTCGACCTCGCTTTTGAGAAGTACGACTGCCTGCTCACTCCCACCTCTCCCACACCGGCCTTCGAGGCGGGGGAGAAGACCGCGGACCCGCTCACCATGTACCTGTCTGACGTCTGCACGATCCCGGTAAACCTGGCGGGGATTCCTGCCCTCTCCATTCCTTTTGGCCTTGTCGGGGGCAGGCCGGTAGGCGTGCAGCTCATCGGGAAGGCGTTCGACGAAGGGACCCTCATGCGCGCCGGCTACGCCCTGGAGCAGGGGACGGACCTGACCAGGCCGAGGCCTGTGCTGGAAAGGACGGTGGAAGAATGA
- the gatC gene encoding Asp-tRNA(Asn)/Glu-tRNA(Gln) amidotransferase subunit GatC, whose protein sequence is MRISVREVEHVAMLSRLELSAEEKQKYAETLSAILEYMEVLNQVDTGGVEPTAHVLPLKNVFREDRLEECLAKELALANAPEEEDGCFKVPRLV, encoded by the coding sequence ATGAGAATAAGCGTGCGGGAAGTGGAACACGTGGCCATGCTGAGCCGCCTGGAGCTCTCGGCCGAGGAAAAACAAAAGTATGCCGAAACTTTAAGCGCGATCCTCGAATACATGGAAGTCTTGAACCAGGTCGATACCGGCGGGGTGGAACCGACGGCCCACGTGCTGCCTCTCAAAAACGTTTTCCGGGAAGACAGGCTGGAGGAGTGCCTGGCAAAGGAACTGGCCCTGGCTAATGCCCCGGAAGAGGAAGACGGCTGCTTCAAGGTTCCGCGGCTGGTATAG
- a CDS encoding cupin domain-containing protein — protein MSRGKVNRAGEAGYRQMLPGVERKTLVYGDNTLLSEFRLSKGAALPAHKHPQEQTGYLVAGRIVLTVNGERHDLKPGDSWVIPGNEEHSVEVAEDSLTVETFSPVREDYI, from the coding sequence ATGTCCAGAGGCAAGGTGAACAGGGCGGGGGAAGCCGGCTACAGGCAAATGCTGCCAGGCGTCGAACGGAAAACGCTGGTGTACGGGGACAACACCCTGTTAAGCGAGTTCAGACTGTCAAAGGGCGCTGCACTGCCGGCGCACAAACATCCCCAGGAGCAAACCGGGTATCTCGTTGCCGGCCGCATCGTATTGACGGTCAACGGGGAGAGGCATGACCTGAAACCCGGCGACAGCTGGGTGATCCCGGGAAATGAAGAACACAGCGTGGAAGTTGCAGAAGATTCTCTCACAGTGGAAACATTTTCCCCGGTAAGGGAAGACTATATTTGA
- the ligA gene encoding NAD-dependent DNA ligase LigA has protein sequence MKELVEKLNRYAYEYYTLDAPTVSDAEYDALYDRLRALETETGVVLPGSPTQRVGDAVLDGFKKHVHKAKLWSLDKVQSDKELREWEKRLLRMIKEYEDQSGEKLPPLSYIVTLKFDGLTINLTYEGGTLRHAATRGTGEVGEEILPQVRTIRTVPPRIKSPYSMEVRGEALMTKQAFAEYNARAEVPLKNLRNGAAGALRNLDVRETARRKLIAYVYDIGYWDGPPFNSYDEVLSFLEEQGLPVHPYRRKCASIDEVIAATAAAAAERDSYDFEIDGLVVAVNDLRIREVVGYTIKFPRWATAYKFEARDAATTLLDVEWNVGRTGKVTPTALLKPVEIGGVTIRRATLNNMDDIQRKGVRIGAGVFVRRANDVIPEITGAAEGTPAGTKEIEPPGRCPACGSRLVQDGAHLYCENSLSCKPQLVKSIVHFASREAMNIEGFNEKTALQLFEKLNIREISDLYGLSEEDLLPLEKFKEKKAANLISAIKNSREPELDAFIYALGIPHVGKKTATDLARAFLSLEALMRATREELLAVPDVGEVVADSISGFFRDEKIRRSIEKLLAAGVKPKETKRAAAENPFRDKTVVVTGTLRRYTRSEIEKLLSGLGANVSGSVSKKTNYVIAGENPGSKLDKARALLAAGGAQPKIIGEDELEGLLEQYRSQEHD, from the coding sequence ATGAAAGAGCTTGTGGAAAAACTTAACCGTTATGCTTACGAGTATTATACGCTGGATGCGCCGACGGTCAGCGATGCCGAATACGACGCGCTATATGACCGTTTAAGGGCGCTGGAAACGGAGACGGGGGTCGTCCTGCCCGGTTCGCCCACCCAGCGCGTCGGGGACGCCGTGCTGGACGGGTTCAAAAAGCACGTCCATAAAGCGAAGCTGTGGAGCCTGGACAAGGTCCAGAGCGATAAAGAGCTCCGGGAGTGGGAAAAGCGCCTGCTCAGGATGATCAAAGAATACGAAGACCAGAGCGGTGAAAAGCTGCCGCCGCTTTCCTATATTGTCACCCTGAAATTCGACGGGCTGACCATCAATCTCACCTATGAAGGAGGAACGCTGCGTCACGCGGCTACCCGGGGAACGGGAGAGGTGGGCGAGGAGATCCTTCCCCAGGTGCGGACCATCAGGACGGTCCCGCCGCGCATCAAGAGCCCTTACTCGATGGAAGTGAGGGGGGAGGCGCTCATGACCAAGCAGGCCTTCGCCGAGTACAATGCCCGGGCCGAAGTCCCGCTTAAAAATTTGCGCAACGGCGCGGCCGGCGCCCTGCGCAACCTGGACGTAAGGGAAACCGCCCGCCGGAAGCTTATCGCCTATGTCTACGATATTGGCTACTGGGACGGACCGCCTTTCAACTCGTACGATGAGGTCCTCTCTTTCCTTGAGGAACAGGGGTTGCCGGTCCACCCGTACCGTAGGAAGTGCGCGAGCATAGACGAAGTGATCGCAGCGACAGCCGCTGCCGCCGCCGAGCGGGATTCTTACGACTTCGAGATTGACGGCCTGGTAGTGGCCGTCAATGACTTGCGGATCCGCGAGGTTGTGGGGTACACGATCAAATTCCCGCGCTGGGCCACGGCCTACAAGTTTGAAGCCAGGGACGCCGCGACGACCTTGCTGGACGTGGAGTGGAACGTGGGCCGGACCGGCAAGGTAACGCCCACCGCCTTGCTGAAGCCGGTGGAGATTGGCGGGGTCACCATCAGGCGGGCAACCCTCAACAACATGGACGACATCCAGCGAAAGGGCGTGCGGATCGGCGCCGGCGTTTTTGTGCGCCGGGCCAATGATGTCATCCCGGAAATCACGGGCGCGGCGGAAGGAACGCCGGCCGGGACAAAGGAAATTGAACCTCCCGGCCGCTGCCCGGCGTGCGGCTCGCGCCTGGTCCAGGACGGCGCGCACCTTTATTGCGAAAACTCGCTCTCCTGCAAACCGCAGCTGGTAAAAAGCATTGTCCATTTTGCGAGCCGGGAAGCCATGAACATCGAAGGGTTCAATGAAAAGACGGCCCTGCAGCTTTTTGAAAAACTGAACATCCGCGAGATTTCCGACCTTTACGGCCTGTCGGAAGAGGACCTCCTGCCTCTTGAGAAGTTCAAGGAAAAGAAGGCCGCCAACCTGATTTCGGCAATAAAAAACAGCAGGGAGCCGGAACTTGACGCCTTCATTTACGCCCTGGGCATACCTCATGTCGGTAAAAAGACCGCTACCGACCTGGCGCGCGCCTTTTTATCGCTGGAGGCCTTGATGCGGGCCACCCGCGAAGAACTGCTGGCTGTCCCGGACGTGGGCGAGGTCGTGGCGGACAGCATCAGCGGCTTTTTCCGGGATGAAAAAATACGAAGGAGCATCGAAAAACTGCTGGCGGCCGGGGTGAAGCCGAAAGAAACGAAACGGGCCGCGGCGGAAAATCCTTTCCGGGATAAAACAGTGGTGGTGACCGGCACCCTCCGGCGCTATACCCGTTCCGAAATCGAAAAGCTTCTAAGCGGCCTGGGAGCCAATGTCTCCGGGAGCGTCAGCAAAAAGACCAATTATGTCATTGCGGGAGAGAATCCCGGTTCCAAGCTGGACAAGGCCCGCGCCCTGCTTGCCGCGGGCGGCGCGCAGCCAAAGATCATCGGCGAGGATGAATTGGAGGGGTTGCTGGAGCAGTACCGAAGCCAGGAACATGATTAA
- a CDS encoding UvrD-helicase domain-containing protein — protein sequence MAGEMKLVEEYWQLRNTIRQRLFAHLNPEQFRAVESGKGPVLCLAGAGSGKTTAMVYRVLHLYLFGSEYNPKPQPPVSLSWEDIGVMKDWLAQNQGETAGRLPHGLIRLINGEGVPPRSILAITFTNKAAGEMQTRLENLLGGAAREMWVMTFHKACVRILRKEITLLGYTPDFTIYDDQDQLQVVRKTAGDLNLDEKQFAPRALCALIGRFKCELTSPAEARRQPLDYWRERGVKVYELYQQELEKNNALDFDDLIMLTVRLFKEHPDVLERYQERFSHILVDEYQDTNHAQYMLVNLLAQRNRSLFAVGDDDQSIYGFRQADVRNILEFERDYPQARVIKLERNYRSTGRILAAANGVIDHNRARKRKTLWTKNAEGEPLLLYRAEDEHDEARFIGERIIELVEKNGRYQDSAVLIRTNAQSRVLEEWFMKKGIPYRIVGGQKFYERMEIKDILAYLKVLVNPGDRVSLLRIVNVPRRGIGEATIQKIEEFAASANLSLYEALKQPDGAGLNPKAARDVTGFTRLLERFRAWAGEVPVTVLTERILAETGYLEELLKENTIESLSRVENLKEFLTVAQEYDERTGEPSLSDFLSQVALVTDLDAYEEEANAVVVMTMHTAKGLEFTNVFLAGLEEGIFPHARSLLDDQLEEERRLCYVALTRAKERVYLIHARQRNLFGRKSYNVPSRFLEEIPPGLWEEYKKETGFFKTTPAAPPAAFHGTGDFGFLLGDKVEHKKWGPGVIVGTRGQGEDTELQIAFPGQGIKTVLTRYAPLRKVK from the coding sequence GTGGCAGGTGAAATGAAGCTGGTTGAAGAATACTGGCAGTTGAGGAACACTATCCGTCAACGGCTTTTTGCCCACCTGAACCCGGAACAGTTCAGGGCGGTGGAGAGCGGCAAAGGGCCGGTGCTTTGCCTGGCGGGGGCCGGCTCGGGAAAGACCACGGCCATGGTTTACAGGGTGCTGCACTTGTATCTTTTCGGTTCCGAATACAACCCCAAGCCGCAGCCTCCGGTTTCGCTGTCCTGGGAAGACATCGGGGTCATGAAGGACTGGCTGGCCCAAAACCAGGGAGAAACGGCGGGGCGGCTGCCGCACGGCTTAATCAGGCTCATCAACGGCGAGGGGGTGCCTCCGCGTTCCATCCTGGCCATCACCTTTACCAATAAGGCGGCCGGGGAAATGCAAACTCGCCTGGAAAACCTCCTGGGCGGCGCCGCCCGCGAGATGTGGGTGATGACTTTCCACAAAGCCTGCGTGCGCATCCTGCGCAAGGAGATAACGCTGCTCGGCTACACGCCTGATTTTACGATCTATGACGACCAGGACCAGCTTCAGGTGGTCAGGAAAACGGCGGGCGATTTAAACCTGGACGAAAAGCAGTTTGCGCCCCGGGCCCTCTGCGCGCTGATCGGGCGGTTCAAGTGCGAACTCACAAGCCCGGCCGAGGCGCGGCGCCAGCCGCTTGACTACTGGCGGGAGCGGGGAGTCAAAGTCTATGAACTGTACCAGCAAGAACTGGAGAAAAACAACGCCCTGGATTTTGACGACCTCATCATGCTTACCGTGCGGCTTTTCAAGGAGCACCCGGATGTACTGGAGCGGTACCAGGAGCGTTTCTCGCATATCCTGGTGGACGAGTACCAGGATACCAATCATGCCCAGTACATGCTTGTCAACTTGCTGGCGCAAAGGAACCGCAGCCTGTTTGCGGTCGGCGACGACGACCAGTCCATCTACGGGTTCCGGCAGGCCGACGTGCGGAATATCCTGGAGTTCGAACGCGACTACCCCCAGGCCAGGGTCATCAAGCTTGAGCGAAACTACCGGTCAACCGGCCGCATACTGGCGGCCGCCAACGGGGTGATCGACCACAACAGGGCGCGCAAGAGAAAAACACTCTGGACAAAAAACGCGGAAGGCGAGCCGCTTCTGCTGTACCGTGCCGAGGATGAGCATGACGAGGCCCGCTTTATAGGCGAAAGGATAATCGAACTGGTGGAAAAAAACGGGCGATACCAGGACTCGGCCGTGCTGATCAGGACCAACGCCCAGTCAAGGGTACTGGAAGAATGGTTTATGAAAAAAGGCATACCCTACCGGATCGTCGGCGGTCAAAAATTTTACGAGCGCATGGAGATTAAAGACATCCTGGCTTACCTGAAGGTGCTGGTCAATCCCGGCGACAGGGTGAGCCTGCTGCGCATAGTCAACGTGCCGCGCCGGGGCATCGGCGAGGCCACCATCCAGAAAATCGAAGAGTTTGCCGCGTCCGCCAATCTCAGCTTATACGAGGCGTTGAAGCAGCCTGACGGCGCGGGCTTGAACCCAAAGGCCGCCAGGGATGTCACGGGGTTTACCCGGCTGTTGGAAAGGTTTCGAGCGTGGGCGGGCGAGGTCCCGGTAACAGTCCTTACTGAAAGGATCCTGGCCGAGACCGGATACCTGGAAGAGCTTCTTAAAGAAAACACCATTGAATCGTTAAGCAGGGTGGAGAACCTGAAGGAGTTCTTGACAGTTGCCCAGGAATACGACGAGCGGACCGGCGAGCCATCGTTGAGCGATTTTTTGAGCCAGGTGGCGCTGGTCACTGACCTGGATGCTTACGAGGAAGAGGCGAATGCGGTTGTCGTCATGACCATGCACACGGCCAAGGGTCTGGAGTTTACCAATGTATTCCTGGCCGGCCTGGAAGAGGGCATCTTCCCGCATGCCCGCAGCCTGCTCGACGACCAGCTGGAAGAAGAGCGCAGGCTCTGCTATGTGGCCTTGACCAGGGCCAAAGAAAGGGTGTATCTTATACATGCCCGGCAGCGCAACCTTTTCGGGCGAAAGAGCTATAATGTGCCCTCCCGCTTCCTGGAGGAAATACCCCCGGGTTTGTGGGAAGAATATAAAAAAGAGACAGGCTTTTTTAAGACCACGCCGGCGGCGCCTCCCGCAGCGTTTCACGGTACTGGCGATTTCGGTTTTCTTCTCGGCGACAAGGTGGAACATAAGAAGTGGGGGCCGGGCGTGATCGTGGGCACACGCGGCCAGGGCGAGGATACCGAACTGCAGATCGCCTTTCCGGGGCAGGGGATCAAGACGGTGCTGACCCGTTACGCCCCGCTGCGGAAGGTGAAGTGA